Proteins found in one Muntiacus reevesi chromosome 2, mMunRee1.1, whole genome shotgun sequence genomic segment:
- the CEP20 gene encoding centrosomal protein 20 isoform X1 has product MATVAELKAVLKDTLEKRGVLGHLKARIRAEVFNALDDESEPRPSLSHENFLINELIREYLEFNKYKYTASVLIAESGQPVVPLDRQFLIHELNAFEDSKDNTIPLLYGILAHFLHGTKDDNQNTFLKGSSFQPPNPNLGRQPSGRKQMEDHLRKEQGRGTDTENLHTSPSVKR; this is encoded by the exons ATGGCGACTGTCGCCGAGTTGAAGGCCG TTTTAAAGGACACTTTGGAAAAAAGAGGAGTGTTAGGGCATTTAAAAGCAAGGATTCGTGCGGAAGTTTTCAATGCCCTTGATGATGAAAGTGAACCTCGGCCATCATTGTCTCATGAAAACTTTCTAATTAATGAACTAATTCGGGAGTATTTGGAATTCAACAAATACAAGTATACAGCGTCGGTCCTCATAGCAG AATCTGGTCAACCTGTAGTTCCACTGGACAGACAGTTTCTCATCCATGAACTAAATGCATTTGAAGATTCAAAGGATAATACAAT ACCTCTTTTATATGGGATTTTAGCTCATTTCTTGCATGGAACTAAGGATGACAACCAAAATACATTTCTGAAAGGGTCTTCATTCCAGCCTCCAAACCCAAATCTTGGCAGACAACCTAGTGGAAGAAAGCAAATGG AAGACCACTTGCGGAAGGAGCAGGGGAGGGGCACTGATACTGAAAACCTGCACACTTCTCCCTCAGTGAAGAGATGA
- the CEP20 gene encoding centrosomal protein 20 isoform X2 → MATVAELKAVLKDTLEKRGVLGHLKARIRAEVFNALDDESEPRPSLSHENFLINELIREYLEFNKYKYTASVLIAESGQPVVPLDRQFLIHELNAFEDSKDNTIRPLAEGAGEGH, encoded by the exons ATGGCGACTGTCGCCGAGTTGAAGGCCG TTTTAAAGGACACTTTGGAAAAAAGAGGAGTGTTAGGGCATTTAAAAGCAAGGATTCGTGCGGAAGTTTTCAATGCCCTTGATGATGAAAGTGAACCTCGGCCATCATTGTCTCATGAAAACTTTCTAATTAATGAACTAATTCGGGAGTATTTGGAATTCAACAAATACAAGTATACAGCGTCGGTCCTCATAGCAG AATCTGGTCAACCTGTAGTTCCACTGGACAGACAGTTTCTCATCCATGAACTAAATGCATTTGAAGATTCAAAGGATAATACAAT AAGACCACTTGCGGAAGGAGCAGGGGAGGGGCACTGA